In Drosophila pseudoobscura strain MV-25-SWS-2005 chromosome 4, UCI_Dpse_MV25, whole genome shotgun sequence, the following proteins share a genomic window:
- the LOC4817755 gene encoding uncharacterized protein isoform X5 has product MFFRRILERKDGTNSVPLPIATTATSAANSTRTPMNDYNCEASESVTYVSGTTGSEVKDKNNNQSASVGAGLLPLTKMQRRTEAPIGAVQLTPLWEHILRTRRLPETICPNAMYAEFHERLQDPEWQVRQHALRVLVDVLVVMQDRADNHIEEHQLIGLLVENLGHQAPTVRKGALDCLRVYLAETAIPESVVLKILDTGLTPMESDHGRLSCGVLLSLPAILQSILHTPQRHFIVQQALQRVVEHLDQLAQQEITLKVLSKMREILGVHEFEAIMNAVCGHTALSKYYQLCQVYGVCEKPNRAGEVKTGAWRALPREQSWRSSSTSIHPLDSSLQLQQPSCSDKGKVIMETEIKINDDTVTMRLLEADTETEEYDSPARVYSKDIEPTELACRALMGSARSHQDLREGAGIVQVISDSELDEHPTAGSETKSEPSTPSRGLKRVTFGGEIVKMRTPDSDAAISSNNSKRTGQPIHGPAIITLDDSSGSPRHFPIEGEPVVSIPSALGDSKTSALVVEIPYDNTKPLPLPFSSQSVRPQSNVQADQSTASPSSYSSPKHQTEESKLTPPPQSPLSRSRSTSPAGSNNISPKVPHKQIEVLHNLQRDPSPRSMRRIEDMTESVAVSPSPSPTQSLRARTSSIMSAESPVTPKSWEDLDIVNYKTLMDLRSGDWRHRLQGFSHLELALSSSGNLAQVQPYLDSLLRTLLSSERHFDIAELKRELLVNLITRLPLDNLEERTLQILTGLCRQGTAGANRVCKALMQRLPAGTIVAKLTAPEFMHAKSSKFRDHALQMSIFALMTFPGTCFDINLLTAQTIYSSLNRKRRVRQAALEVLAVLADISSVKQVLAIVSEIASGVELGPLMLDATRMRLSRLQLPIITPDSSVLFIFNQTEKPGNRNGADIDWINQGDGSASPNAIKRRRMRAAGRQRVVQESTEAKDRTETLHSFTHVNESLHRHSFHSPPETLDIASPNDFSQRLSFGARTMHGNLMDRRMVGKTCSDTSMDGRSTDSTATTCSSGSTGSFIQLTSRTGSHLSGPSSRFPAMNQHTDFVNNFMRSMQRSTTSYTLDGQAYPKVSYTNPTKSHQSQMLRKKLQHQHSFTLSQQSSRTRNTGQAQDGEMLKTNEIHRKQQRSFSIDNLQSPHTLGRECAGAAKPDHRRGNGTPAP; this is encoded by the exons ATGTTCTTTCGACGTATTTTGGAACGCAAAGATGGCACTAACAGTGTGCCGCTCCCTATAGCGACCACGGCAACGTCAGCGGCCAATAGCACTCGCACTCCGATGAATGACTACAACTGCGAGGCCAGCGAGAGTGTCACATACGTGAGTGGTACAACGGGAAGCGAAGTCAAGGACAAGAATAACAACCAGTCAGCCAGCGTGGGGGCTGGGCTCCTCCCACTAACGAAAATGCAACGACGAACAGAGGCTCCGATAGGTGCAGTGCAACTGACACCACTGTGGGAGCATATTCTTCGCACTCGCCGCCTGCCGGAAACAATTTGCCCCAACGCCATGTATGCAGAGTTCCACGAACGCTTACAGGATCCAGAGTGGCAGGTGCGCCAACACGCTCTGCGAGTTCTCGTCGACGTCCTTGTGGTGATGCAAGACAGGGCCGACAATCACATAGAGGAACACCAGCTGATCGGCCTGCTGGTCGAGAACTTGGGTCACCAGGCGCCCACCGTTCGTAAGGGGGCCCTCGACTGCCTACGAGTCTATCTTGCTGAAACAGCTATTCCAGAATCGGTCGTACTAAAGATTCTCGACACTGGCTTAACTCCCATGGAGTCTGACCACGGCCGACTTAGCTGCGGAGTCCTGCTTTCACTCCCCGCAATACTTCAATCGATTTTGCACACCCCCCAACGGCACTTCATAGTGCAGCAAGCTTTGCAGCGTGTGGTGGAGCACTTGGACCAACTGGCTCAGCAGGAGATTACGCTGAAGGTTTTGTCCAAAATGAGAGAGATTTTAGGAGTCCATGAATTTGAAGCTATTATGAACGCGGTGTGCGGCCACACCGCCCTGTCCAAGTATTATCAGCTGTGTCAGGTATATGGAGTTTGTGAAAAGCCAAATCGCGCAGGAGAAGTCAAAACGGGAGCGTGGCGAGCTCTGCCGAGGGAAcagagctggaggagcagtaGCACCTCTATCCATCCGTTGGACTCTTCGCTACAGCTGCAGCAACCAAGCTGTTCTGATAAAGGAAAGGTCATTATGGAGACggaaatcaaaatcaatgaCGACACTGTGACCATGCGCTTGCTGGAGGCGGATACCGAGACAGAAGAGTACGACAGTCCAGCTCGAGTGTACTCCAAAGATATTGAACCAACAGAGCTTGCTTGCCGAGCACTGATGGGTAGTGCGAGGTCCCATCAGGATCTGAGAGAAGGGGCAGGAATAGTCCAAGTTATCAGCGATTCTGAATTGGACGAGCATCCTACTGCCGGATCTGAAACCAAGTCCGAGCCCAGCACGCCCTCTCGTGGGCTAAAGCGAGTGACCTTTGGTGGAGAGATAGTGAAAATGCGTACTCCCGACAGCGACGCGGCTATTTCCTCAAACAATTCCAAACGAACAGGTCAGCCCATTCACGGCCCTGCTATAATAACGCTAGATGACTCCTCGGGGTCTCCTCGGCATTTTCCGATAGAGGGTGAACCTGTCGTTAGCATTCCAAGTGCACTCGGCGATAGCAAGACATCGGCACTGGTCGTGGAAATACCTTATGATAATACCAAACCCCTGCCTCTCCCATTTAGCTCTCAGTCTGTCCGTCCACAGAGCAACGTGCAAGCCGATCAGTCAACGGCAAGTCCAAGCTCGTATAGCTCTCCCAAACATCAGACGGAAGAATCGAAATTGACTCCGCCGCCGCAATCACCTCTTTCCCGTAGTCGCAGCACGAGTCCAGCTGGAAGCAACAATATTAGTCCCAAAGTTCCGCACAAACAGATCGAAGTGCTTCACAATCTTCAACGAGATCCCTCACCGCGATCTATGCGCCGCATCGAGGACATGACGGAGTCCGTTGCGGTatcgccatctccatccccGACTCAATCCTTAAGAGCACGAACCAGCTCCATAATGTCGGCGGAGTCACCAGTCACACCGAAATCGTGGGAGGACCTGGACATTGTCAACTACAAAACTCTGATGGACCTCCGATCTGGG GACTGGCGACATCGCTTGCAGGGATTTTCCCATCTAGAGCTCGCCCTAAGCTCTTCGGGTAATTTAGCTCAGGTGCAGCCGTACTTGGACAGCTTGCTGCGAACATTACTCTCCTCGGAGCGACACTTTGACATAGCTGAACTCAAACGTGAATTGCTGGTAAACCTGATCACACGCCTTCCGCTGGACAACTTGGAGGAGCGCACCCTTCAGATTCTAACAGGGCTGTGCCGCCAAGGCACTGCTGGGGCGAATCGAGTCTGCAAGGCACTAATGCAGCGCCTGCCAGCGGGCACCATTGTTGCCAAACTTACTGCACCGGAGTTCATGCATGCCAAGAGCTCAAAG TTCCGCGATCATGCCCTCCAAATGTCTATTTTCGCTTTGATGACCTTTCCTGGCACATGCTTCGACATCAACCTGCTGACGGCGCAGACAATATACTCCTCGTTAAATCGCAAGCGACGCGTGCGCCAGGCGGCACTGGAGGTACTTGCCGTCTTGGCTGACATATCATCTGTCAAGCAGGTTCTGGCGATTGTATCCGAAATAGCATCAGGCGTGGAGCTCGGTCCCCTCATGCTCGATGCTACGAGAATGCGTCTGTCCCGCCTGCAGTTGCCCATTATAACGCCGGACAGTTCCGTCTTGTTTATTTTCAACCAAACTGAAAAGCCCGGCAATAGGAACGGTGCAGATATTGACTGGATAAACCAAGGCGACGGCTCAGCCTCACCAAATGCCATCAAAAGGCGACGCATGCGTGCTGCGGGCAGACAGAGGGTCGTCCAGGAAAGCACAGAAGCAAAAGACAGGACAGAGACACTCCACAG CTTTACTCACGTCAATGAGAGCCTGCATCGACATTCCTTCCACTCTCCTCCAGAAACCCTGGACATAGCTAGCCCCAAT GACTTTTCTCAGAGATTAAGTTTCGGAGCTAGGACAATGCATG GAAATCTTATGGACCGTCGCATGGTGGGCAAAACGTGCTCAGATACTTCGATGGATGGCCGAAGCACTGACAGCACGGCAACCACTTGCAGCAGTGGGAGCACTGGCAGCTTTATACAGCTAACATCCCGCACTGGGAGTCATCTTTCAGGACCCAGCTCAAG atttcccgccatGAACCAACATACGGATTTTGTGAACAATTTTATGCGCAGCATGCAGAGGTCTACCACGTCCTACACATTGGATGGTCAAGCATACCCAAAAGTCAGCTATACGAATCCTACTAAATCGCACCAGAGCCAGATGCTGCGCAAGAagctgcagcaccagcactcCTTCACGCTTTCGCAGCAAAGCAGTAGGACACGAAACACCGGCCAAGCACAAG ATGGAGAAATGCTCAAAACTAACGAAATACACAGGAAACAGCAGCGCAGCTTTTCCATTGATAACCTACAATCACCACATACGTTGGGAAGAGAGTGCGCCGGCGCCGCAAAACCAGA TCATAGAAGAGGAAACGGAACACCTGCCCCCTGA
- the LOC4817755 gene encoding TOG array regulator of axonemal microtubules protein 1 isoform X1 produces MFFRRILERKDGTNSVPLPIATTATSAANSTRTPMNDYNCEASESVTYVSGTTGSEVKDKNNNQSASVGAGLLPLTKMQRRTEAPIGAVQLTPLWEHILRTRRLPETICPNAMYAEFHERLQDPEWQVRQHALRVLVDVLVVMQDRADNHIEEHQLIGLLVENLGHQAPTVRKGALDCLRVYLAETAIPESVVLKILDTGLTPMESDHGRLSCGVLLSLPAILQSILHTPQRHFIVQQALQRVVEHLDQLAQQEITLKVLSKMREILGVHEFEAIMNAVCGHTALSKYYQLCQVYGVCEKPNRAGEVKTGAWRALPREQSWRSSSTSIHPLDSSLQLQQPSCSDKGKVIMETEIKINDDTVTMRLLEADTETEEYDSPARVYSKDIEPTELACRALMGSARSHQDLREGAGIVQVISDSELDEHPTAGSETKSEPSTPSRGLKRVTFGGEIVKMRTPDSDAAISSNNSKRTGQPIHGPAIITLDDSSGSPRHFPIEGEPVVSIPSALGDSKTSALVVEIPYDNTKPLPLPFSSQSVRPQSNVQADQSTASPSSYSSPKHQTEESKLTPPPQSPLSRSRSTSPAGSNNISPKVPHKQIEVLHNLQRDPSPRSMRRIEDMTESVAVSPSPSPTQSLRARTSSIMSAESPVTPKSWEDLDIVNYKTLMDLRSGDWRHRLQGFSHLELALSSSGNLAQVQPYLDSLLRTLLSSERHFDIAELKRELLVNLITRLPLDNLEERTLQILTGLCRQGTAGANRVCKALMQRLPAGTIVAKLTAPEFMHAKSSKFRDHALQMSIFALMTFPGTCFDINLLTAQTIYSSLNRKRRVRQAALEVLAVLADISSVKQVLAIVSEIASGVELGPLMLDATRMRLSRLQLPIITPDSSVLFIFNQTEKPGNRNGADIDWINQGDGSASPNAIKRRRMRAAGRQRVVQESTEAKDRTETLHSFTHVNESLHRHSFHSPPETLDIASPNDFSQRLSFGARTMHGNLMDRRMVGKTCSDTSMDGRSTDSTATTCSSGSTGSFIQLTSRTGSHLSGPSSRFPAMNQHTDFVNNFMRSMQRSTTSYTLDGQAYPKVSYTNPTKSHQSQMLRKKLQHQHSFTLSQQSSRTRNTGQAQDGEMLKTNEIHRKQQRSFSIDNLQSPHTLGRECAGAAKPDSILTSPNASVHIGADPETVRSSTLGSQTDKGTTDGSPLSVKSTSYSQKSTASAKSSNSHCEMDRRPKSPARSGDSVDKKMEVLSLERNAVESFGELVVDDIVSIIEEETEHLPPEDTLKRNESVNSLHSKTESIKTQLEDVSPQLSRAQSTKSLPIEEDIEGSNSFVVVEEVQHELEATPTESSPLKPLEDPLAANEMTTSANRTGGSFTSKLRPLHDNLVMQPRSISLESLYGVRPASKQGSLDNTSTSTTDNTSQSGSQMGNITVRGKTQHAQLKQKSKTSYFLRGQRRVSPVKQAIKISQAELFPQNMSRFEKPREALHKTFDQLDSSNWEMNIVGLKSTVRLIRCHADFLDSHMHMTCIQLTRSVRNLRSQVARASCQAAAELFSLKSKYLEQECDDLVCALLHRTADTNRFIRADATHALESMVDHAQPVKVLNILATKGAQHQNALVRTSTSKLLFRLVERLGSDRIYAMGRESRDKFFVVGANLLLEGSLETRSYAKSLFRALSEHSSYQRLLLEVIPSRTYRNVEKTLRSITR; encoded by the exons ATGTTCTTTCGACGTATTTTGGAACGCAAAGATGGCACTAACAGTGTGCCGCTCCCTATAGCGACCACGGCAACGTCAGCGGCCAATAGCACTCGCACTCCGATGAATGACTACAACTGCGAGGCCAGCGAGAGTGTCACATACGTGAGTGGTACAACGGGAAGCGAAGTCAAGGACAAGAATAACAACCAGTCAGCCAGCGTGGGGGCTGGGCTCCTCCCACTAACGAAAATGCAACGACGAACAGAGGCTCCGATAGGTGCAGTGCAACTGACACCACTGTGGGAGCATATTCTTCGCACTCGCCGCCTGCCGGAAACAATTTGCCCCAACGCCATGTATGCAGAGTTCCACGAACGCTTACAGGATCCAGAGTGGCAGGTGCGCCAACACGCTCTGCGAGTTCTCGTCGACGTCCTTGTGGTGATGCAAGACAGGGCCGACAATCACATAGAGGAACACCAGCTGATCGGCCTGCTGGTCGAGAACTTGGGTCACCAGGCGCCCACCGTTCGTAAGGGGGCCCTCGACTGCCTACGAGTCTATCTTGCTGAAACAGCTATTCCAGAATCGGTCGTACTAAAGATTCTCGACACTGGCTTAACTCCCATGGAGTCTGACCACGGCCGACTTAGCTGCGGAGTCCTGCTTTCACTCCCCGCAATACTTCAATCGATTTTGCACACCCCCCAACGGCACTTCATAGTGCAGCAAGCTTTGCAGCGTGTGGTGGAGCACTTGGACCAACTGGCTCAGCAGGAGATTACGCTGAAGGTTTTGTCCAAAATGAGAGAGATTTTAGGAGTCCATGAATTTGAAGCTATTATGAACGCGGTGTGCGGCCACACCGCCCTGTCCAAGTATTATCAGCTGTGTCAGGTATATGGAGTTTGTGAAAAGCCAAATCGCGCAGGAGAAGTCAAAACGGGAGCGTGGCGAGCTCTGCCGAGGGAAcagagctggaggagcagtaGCACCTCTATCCATCCGTTGGACTCTTCGCTACAGCTGCAGCAACCAAGCTGTTCTGATAAAGGAAAGGTCATTATGGAGACggaaatcaaaatcaatgaCGACACTGTGACCATGCGCTTGCTGGAGGCGGATACCGAGACAGAAGAGTACGACAGTCCAGCTCGAGTGTACTCCAAAGATATTGAACCAACAGAGCTTGCTTGCCGAGCACTGATGGGTAGTGCGAGGTCCCATCAGGATCTGAGAGAAGGGGCAGGAATAGTCCAAGTTATCAGCGATTCTGAATTGGACGAGCATCCTACTGCCGGATCTGAAACCAAGTCCGAGCCCAGCACGCCCTCTCGTGGGCTAAAGCGAGTGACCTTTGGTGGAGAGATAGTGAAAATGCGTACTCCCGACAGCGACGCGGCTATTTCCTCAAACAATTCCAAACGAACAGGTCAGCCCATTCACGGCCCTGCTATAATAACGCTAGATGACTCCTCGGGGTCTCCTCGGCATTTTCCGATAGAGGGTGAACCTGTCGTTAGCATTCCAAGTGCACTCGGCGATAGCAAGACATCGGCACTGGTCGTGGAAATACCTTATGATAATACCAAACCCCTGCCTCTCCCATTTAGCTCTCAGTCTGTCCGTCCACAGAGCAACGTGCAAGCCGATCAGTCAACGGCAAGTCCAAGCTCGTATAGCTCTCCCAAACATCAGACGGAAGAATCGAAATTGACTCCGCCGCCGCAATCACCTCTTTCCCGTAGTCGCAGCACGAGTCCAGCTGGAAGCAACAATATTAGTCCCAAAGTTCCGCACAAACAGATCGAAGTGCTTCACAATCTTCAACGAGATCCCTCACCGCGATCTATGCGCCGCATCGAGGACATGACGGAGTCCGTTGCGGTatcgccatctccatccccGACTCAATCCTTAAGAGCACGAACCAGCTCCATAATGTCGGCGGAGTCACCAGTCACACCGAAATCGTGGGAGGACCTGGACATTGTCAACTACAAAACTCTGATGGACCTCCGATCTGGG GACTGGCGACATCGCTTGCAGGGATTTTCCCATCTAGAGCTCGCCCTAAGCTCTTCGGGTAATTTAGCTCAGGTGCAGCCGTACTTGGACAGCTTGCTGCGAACATTACTCTCCTCGGAGCGACACTTTGACATAGCTGAACTCAAACGTGAATTGCTGGTAAACCTGATCACACGCCTTCCGCTGGACAACTTGGAGGAGCGCACCCTTCAGATTCTAACAGGGCTGTGCCGCCAAGGCACTGCTGGGGCGAATCGAGTCTGCAAGGCACTAATGCAGCGCCTGCCAGCGGGCACCATTGTTGCCAAACTTACTGCACCGGAGTTCATGCATGCCAAGAGCTCAAAG TTCCGCGATCATGCCCTCCAAATGTCTATTTTCGCTTTGATGACCTTTCCTGGCACATGCTTCGACATCAACCTGCTGACGGCGCAGACAATATACTCCTCGTTAAATCGCAAGCGACGCGTGCGCCAGGCGGCACTGGAGGTACTTGCCGTCTTGGCTGACATATCATCTGTCAAGCAGGTTCTGGCGATTGTATCCGAAATAGCATCAGGCGTGGAGCTCGGTCCCCTCATGCTCGATGCTACGAGAATGCGTCTGTCCCGCCTGCAGTTGCCCATTATAACGCCGGACAGTTCCGTCTTGTTTATTTTCAACCAAACTGAAAAGCCCGGCAATAGGAACGGTGCAGATATTGACTGGATAAACCAAGGCGACGGCTCAGCCTCACCAAATGCCATCAAAAGGCGACGCATGCGTGCTGCGGGCAGACAGAGGGTCGTCCAGGAAAGCACAGAAGCAAAAGACAGGACAGAGACACTCCACAG CTTTACTCACGTCAATGAGAGCCTGCATCGACATTCCTTCCACTCTCCTCCAGAAACCCTGGACATAGCTAGCCCCAAT GACTTTTCTCAGAGATTAAGTTTCGGAGCTAGGACAATGCATG GAAATCTTATGGACCGTCGCATGGTGGGCAAAACGTGCTCAGATACTTCGATGGATGGCCGAAGCACTGACAGCACGGCAACCACTTGCAGCAGTGGGAGCACTGGCAGCTTTATACAGCTAACATCCCGCACTGGGAGTCATCTTTCAGGACCCAGCTCAAG atttcccgccatGAACCAACATACGGATTTTGTGAACAATTTTATGCGCAGCATGCAGAGGTCTACCACGTCCTACACATTGGATGGTCAAGCATACCCAAAAGTCAGCTATACGAATCCTACTAAATCGCACCAGAGCCAGATGCTGCGCAAGAagctgcagcaccagcactcCTTCACGCTTTCGCAGCAAAGCAGTAGGACACGAAACACCGGCCAAGCACAAG ATGGAGAAATGCTCAAAACTAACGAAATACACAGGAAACAGCAGCGCAGCTTTTCCATTGATAACCTACAATCACCACATACGTTGGGAAGAGAGTGCGCCGGCGCCGCAAAACCAGA CTCTATTCTTACCTCTCCTAATGCAAGCGTTCACATTGGAGCAGATCCGGAAACAGTTCGGTCATCGACCTTAGGATCGCAGACGGACAAAGGAACTACGGACGGGTCCCCGCTCTCTGTGAAGTCCACAAGCTACTCACAGAAGTCAACAGCCTCGGCCAAATCAAGTAACAGCCACTGTGAGATGGACAGACGACCAAAAAGTCCGGCTCGGAGTGGCGACAGCGTTGATAAAAAAATGGAGGTCTTGAGTCTGGAGCGCAACGCGGTCGAGTCCTTTGGAGAGCTCGTAGTGGATGACATTGTATCAA TCATAGAAGAGGAAACGGAACACCTGCCCCCTGAAGACACGCTGAAACGTAACGAGAGTGTCAACAGTCTCCACAGTAAAACAGAAAGTATCAAAACTCAGCTGGAAGACGTGTCACCGCAACTATCAAGGGCCCAATCAACAAAGTCGCTGCCCATTGAAGAAGACATTGAGGGCAGCAACAGTTTCGTGGTGGTCGAAGAAGTGCAGCATGAACTGGAGGCGACACCCACTGAGTCTTCGCCTTTAAAGCCACTAGAGGACCCGTTGGCAGCAAACGAAATGACAACATCTGCGAATCGTACAGGCGGTTCCTTTACCTCAAAGTTGAGACCTTTACATGATAACTTGGTTATGCAGCCTCGCAGCATTTCCCTAGAGTCACTCTATGGAGTACGCCCTGCCTCGAAGCAAGGCTCTTTGGATAATACCAGTACAAGTACTACTGACAATACTTCGCAATCAGGCTCGCAAATGGGGAACATCACTGTCAGAGGGAAGACTCAACACGCGCAGCTTAAGCAAAAGTCAAAGACGTCATATTTTTTGCGCGGGCAACGGCGCGTCTCTCCTGTGAAGCAGGCCATCAAGATTTCACAGGCGGAGCTATTCCCCCAAAACATGTCGCGCTTCGAGAAGCCTCGCGAGGCCCTACACAAGACCTTTGACCAGCTAGACTCCAGCAACTGGGAGATGAACATAGTCGGCTTAAAGAGCACGGTTCGTCTGATTCGCTGCCATGCCGACTTTCTGGACAGCCACATGCACATGACCTGCATACAACTCACCCGCTCTGTCCGGAATTTACGCTCTCAGGTGGCACGTGCATCCTGTCAGGCCGCCGCTGAATTGTTCAGCTTAAAGTCCAAGTATCTGGAACAGGAATGTGATGATCTGGTCTGTGCACTATTGCATCGAACCGCAGACACAAATCGCTTCATACGTGCGGACGCAACTCACGCTCTGGAGTCGATGGTGGATCACGCTCAGCCAGTAAAGGTATTAAATATTCTTGCAACCAAGGGTGCACAGCATCAGAACGCTTTGGTTCGTACTTCAACGTCCAAGCTACTATTCCGACTAGTCGAGCGACTAGGCAGTGATCGCATATATGCTATGGGCCGCGAGAGCCGCGATAAGTTCTTTGTGGTCGGCGCCAATCTTCTGCTTGAAGGAAGCTTGGAAACTCGCAGCTATGCCAAGTCCTTGTTCCGCGCCCTGTCCGAGCACAGCAGTTACCAACGACTCTTGCTGGAAGTTATACCATCGCGCACGTATAGGAATGTGGAGAAGACGCTAAGAAGTATAACACGTTAG